From a region of the Vulpes vulpes isolate BD-2025 unplaced genomic scaffold, VulVul3 u000000885, whole genome shotgun sequence genome:
- the LOC140597651 gene encoding EKC/KEOPS complex subunit Lage3-like, translated as MARRSLAPYVQRPRGLVQKELSVNGSALAIRWTAEDPVFFRISVNAFLDQLSLVMRNIRGFGSPPMRSLGRGKRTDT; from the exons ATGGCGCGCAGGTCCCTCGCACCGTATGTCCAGCGCCCCCGAGGACTAGTTCAGAAGGAGCTGTCGGTGAACGGCAGCGCCCTGGCCAT TAGATGGACTGCCGAGGACCCGGTCTTCTTCCGCATTTCCGTGAACGCCTTCCTGGACCAGCTGTCCCTGGTGATGCGAAACATTCGAGGCTTTGGGTCCCCGCCAATGCGAAGCCTGGGCCGGGGAAAGAGAACCGACACCTAa